CCCCAGGCACAGCGGAGGAGTTGGAGCGGCGTCGCCTGCGAGCCATGACGCTGCTGGACAAAGGAATGCCCGGTGTCGAGGTGGCCGAGGTCCTCGGCGTGACCCCGGGGGCCGTGTCCCAGTGGAAAAAG
This window of the Phycisphaerae bacterium genome carries:
- a CDS encoding helix-turn-helix domain-containing protein, with product MRPPGTAEELERRRLRAMTLLDKGMPGVEVAEVLGVTPGAVSQWKK